The nucleotide sequence AAAGTGAATATAGCTATGCTCTTCCTCGTTGATGAGATGTATAAGAATATTGGGAAGACATTCCGTGTTGTGATAGGAAAGCCAATCCCTTGGCAAACATTTGATAAGAGTCGTACATCGATGGAATGGGCAAAATATGTTGAAGATTTGGTTTATAAGCTATAACCGTTTGAGTTATTAACGATAGAACAAAGAGGCAAACCAAGCGATAAGATATAGAGAAAGAAAAAGATTTGATAGAATATATGGAAGAAGAAATCATCCAACCCATTAGCAAGGAACTGCTCAAAAGCGAGTTGACTCCTGAACGGATGCTTCGTATGACTAACAAAAGTCACAATGAGATATATGTTGTGACCGCTAAAACAGCACCAAACGTCATGAAGGAGATTGGACGTTTGCGCGAGATAGCTTTCCGTTCGGCAGGAGGTGGTACGGGCAAATCGATGGATATCGATGAGTTCGACACGATGGAGAATTGTTGCAGACAATTGATTGTATGGAATCCTGAAGCTGAGGAGATTATTGGTGGTTATCGTTATATCTTTGGTAGTGAGTGGAAGATAGGGAAGAATGGTCAGCCTGTGGTAGCAACAAGTCACATGTTTCATTTCTCAGATAAGTTCATGAGAGAGTATGCTCCTTACACAGTAGAGTTGGGACGTTCGTTTGTTTCATTGGATTATCAGAATGTTCGTAAGAATTCTAAGAGTATCTTTGCACTGGATAATCTTTGGGATGGACTTGGAGCGTTGACGGTTCTATATCCTGAATGCAAGTATTTTTTCGGTAAGATGACGATGTACCCTTCTTATATCCGCCGGGGAAGGGATATGATTCTTTACTTTTTGAAGAAGTATTTTGATGATAAGGATAACCTTATAATCCCGATTAAACCGTTGAAAATTGATACTCCAACGACAGAGTTGGATGCACTCTTTCAAGGAAATGGCTTCAAGGAAGACTATAGGATATTAAATCGTGAGATACGTGAGCTGGGATATAATATCCCTCCTTTGGTGAATGCTTATATGAACCTTTCTCCAACCATGAAACTCTTTGGTACAGCGATCAACTATGGGTTTGGTGATGTTGAAGAAACGGGAATCCTCATTGCTGTTGATGAGATTTTTGAAGAGAAACGTATTCGTCATATTGAGAGCTTTGTAGATGAACATCCTGAAGCTCTGAAGATTACAAGTGGTGCTAACAATGTTATTTACAAGGAAAAAGAATTGCAATAAATCATTAGGATAAAATAATAAAAGAAAAGGCAGATAATCTTGTGTTATACGGATTACCTGCCTTTTCTTTTATTATTTTTGGTATCGAAAGGGATACATATCCAACAAAAAACAACTTATTGCCTTAACCTATATCTAAATTTTATTTAATCATTTATATAGAGAATAATATCCTTAAATACTTTGCCAGATAATCCGAAAATAATTAATTTTGCATTCGGAACTTTCATTAAAGGTAAATAATATGGCAAATTTAAGATTCGGAGCTGTCGAGGAAGCATTTAAGAAACGCCCTTTAGAAGTCAAAACACCAACAGAACGTCCAGAGCACTTCTATGGTAAATACGTCTTCAACCGTGCGAGAATGTACAAGTATCTCCCTGTGGATGTGTACCAAAAACTGATAGACGTCATTGACAACGGCACACGATTAGACCGTTCTATCGCAGACGCAGTAGCACAAGGCATGAAGAAATGGGCAGAGGAACATGGCGCAACTCACTACACTCACTGGTTTCAACCCCTTACAGAAGGAACAGCAGAGAAACATGATGCCTTCGTTGAACATGATGGTAAAGGGGGAATGATTGAAGAATTCTCAGGAAAACTACTTGTTCAGCAGGAACCTGATGCCAGCTCTTTCCCTAATGGAGGAATCCGTAACACCTTTGAAGCACGAGGCTATTCAGCTTGGGACCCTACAAGTCCTGTATTCATCATCGAAGACACACTTTGTATTCCTACAATATTTATATCTTATACAGGAGAAGCACTTGACTACAAAGCCCCACTATTAAAATCACTCCACGCTGTAAACGTCACAGCAACTAAAGTTTGCCAATACTTTTATCAAGATGTAAAACAGGTTCACACCAATCTTGGCTGGGAACAAGAATACTTCCTTGTAGACGAGGATTTGTACTTTGCACGCCCTGACCTTATGCTTACTGGGCGCACACTGATGGGGCATGATTCTGCAAAGAACCAGCAGATGGACGACCATTACTTCGGAACCATCCCTGAACGCGTGCAAGCATTTATGAAGGATCTTGAGATACAAGCACTCGAATTGGGCATACCTTGTAAGACCCGTCACAATGAGGTAGCACCAGGTCAGTTTGAATTAGCTCCGATCTTTGAAGAGTGTAACCTTGCAGTAGACCATAATATGCTACTGATGTCACTTATGAAGAAGGTTGCCCACAAACATCGCTTCCGTGTCCTTCTACATGAGAAGCCTTTTGCTGGCGTTAATGGTTCTGGTAAACACAATAACTGGAGCCTTAGCACAGATAATGGAATTCTCCTCCATGCTGCAGGAAAGACATTCAACGATAACCTCCGTTTCGTCGTCTTTATCGTAGAAACATTGATGGCTGTCTATAAGCATAATGGGCTTTTGAAAGCATCCGTGATGAGTGCTACGAACGATCATCGCCTTGGAGCAAACGAAGCCCCACCTGCTATCATCTCATCTTTTCTCGGAAGACAAATCAGCGATCTTCTTGAACATATAGAGAAGTCTGATAAAGAAAATATCTTCAACCTTAGTGGAAAGACTGGTTTGCGGATGGATATCCCTGAGATTCCAGAATTACTTATCGATAACACCGACCGTAATCGCACATCACCATTTGCCTTTACTGGTAACCGCTTTGAGTTCCGTGCTGTTGGTTCTGAAGCCAACTGCGCATCAGCAATGATAGTCCTCAACACCGCTATGGCTGAAGCCTTGCAGAACTTCAGTGAGCGAGTGGACACATTGGTTGCGAAAGGAGAAGACCAAACATCAGCTATCATAGATGTTCTTCGTGAAGATATCAAGACCTGTAAGCCTATTCACTTCGATGGAAACGGATATTCTGAAAGCTGGAAGGAGGAAGCAAAGAGGCGTGGACTCGATTGTGAATCAAACTGTCCAAAGTGTTTCGATCGCTACCTTGACGAAGATGCTATTAAGATGTTTGAGTCGATGAACGTGATGAAACGCAATGAATTGGAGGCACGCAACGAGGTAAAATGGGAGATATACACTAAGAAGATTCAAATTGAAGCACGCGTCATGGGCGATTTGGCGATGAATCACATAATCCCTGTAGCAACTCACTACCAAAGTCAGTTAGCGAAGAATGTGCAGAATATGGTCAATATCTTCGGAGATGTAGAAGGTAAACAGCTCAGCGAACGAAACATTAAGATTATACGTGAAATTGCTGAACGCACCAATATCATCGAGGCAGGTGTTGAAGAACTTGTCAATGCACGCAAGCAAGCCAACAAAATTGAAAGTCAACGTGAAAAAGCAATCGCTTATCACGACACAATAGCTCCTAAGATGGAAGAAATACGCTATCAGATTGATAAGTTAGAGTTGGTCGT is from Prevotella melaninogenica and encodes:
- a CDS encoding GNAT family N-acetyltransferase encodes the protein MEEEIIQPISKELLKSELTPERMLRMTNKSHNEIYVVTAKTAPNVMKEIGRLREIAFRSAGGGTGKSMDIDEFDTMENCCRQLIVWNPEAEEIIGGYRYIFGSEWKIGKNGQPVVATSHMFHFSDKFMREYAPYTVELGRSFVSLDYQNVRKNSKSIFALDNLWDGLGALTVLYPECKYFFGKMTMYPSYIRRGRDMILYFLKKYFDDKDNLIIPIKPLKIDTPTTELDALFQGNGFKEDYRILNREIRELGYNIPPLVNAYMNLSPTMKLFGTAINYGFGDVEETGILIAVDEIFEEKRIRHIESFVDEHPEALKITSGANNVIYKEKELQ
- a CDS encoding glutamine synthetase III, producing the protein MANLRFGAVEEAFKKRPLEVKTPTERPEHFYGKYVFNRARMYKYLPVDVYQKLIDVIDNGTRLDRSIADAVAQGMKKWAEEHGATHYTHWFQPLTEGTAEKHDAFVEHDGKGGMIEEFSGKLLVQQEPDASSFPNGGIRNTFEARGYSAWDPTSPVFIIEDTLCIPTIFISYTGEALDYKAPLLKSLHAVNVTATKVCQYFYQDVKQVHTNLGWEQEYFLVDEDLYFARPDLMLTGRTLMGHDSAKNQQMDDHYFGTIPERVQAFMKDLEIQALELGIPCKTRHNEVAPGQFELAPIFEECNLAVDHNMLLMSLMKKVAHKHRFRVLLHEKPFAGVNGSGKHNNWSLSTDNGILLHAAGKTFNDNLRFVVFIVETLMAVYKHNGLLKASVMSATNDHRLGANEAPPAIISSFLGRQISDLLEHIEKSDKENIFNLSGKTGLRMDIPEIPELLIDNTDRNRTSPFAFTGNRFEFRAVGSEANCASAMIVLNTAMAEALQNFSERVDTLVAKGEDQTSAIIDVLREDIKTCKPIHFDGNGYSESWKEEAKRRGLDCESNCPKCFDRYLDEDAIKMFESMNVMKRNELEARNEVKWEIYTKKIQIEARVMGDLAMNHIIPVATHYQSQLAKNVQNMVNIFGDVEGKQLSERNIKIIREIAERTNIIEAGVEELVNARKQANKIESQREKAIAYHDTIAPKMEEIRYQIDKLELVVSDELWTLPKYRELLFIR